A stretch of DNA from Campylobacter concisus:
AAAATTTGGAAAAGATACGAAATATAGCCGTTATCGCACACGTCGACCACGGTAAAACAACAATGGTTGATGAGCTTTTGAAACAGTCAGGAACATTTAATGAGCATCAAAACCTTGGCGAGCGTGTAATGGATAGCAACGACATCGAAAGAGAGCGTGGCATCACTATTCTTTCTAAAAATACTGCTATTCGCTACAAAGATACAAAGATCAACATCATTGACACCCCAGGCCACGCCGACTTTGGTGGCGAGGTAGAGCGCGTTCTTAAGATGGTTGATGGCGTTTTGCTACTTGTTGATGCGCAAGAAGGTGTTATGCCACAAACTAAATTTGTCGTCAAAAAGGCGCTCTCACTAGGACTTCGCCCAATCGTCGTTGTAAATAAGATAGATAAACCTGCAGGCGATCCAGACCGCGTTATAAATGAAATTTTTGACCTTTTTGTAGCACTTGATGCAAATGACGAACAGCTAGAATTTCCAGTTGTGTATGCAGCTGCGAAAAATGGCTATGCAAAGCTAAAACTAAGTGATGAAAATGTAAATATGCAGCCACTTTTTGAGACTATCTTGGCTCATGTGCCAGCTCCAAGCGGTAGCGATGAAAACCCGCTTCAGCTTCAAGTTTTCACGCTTGATTATGACAACTATGTCGGCAAGATCGGTATTGCAAGAATTTTTAACGGCAAGATATCTAAAAACCAAAATGTCATGCTTGCAAAGGCTGATGGCACAAAGACAACTGGTAGAATTTCAAAGTTAATTGGCTTTATGGGTCTTGAAAGAACCGATATTAATGAGGCTGGCACTGGTGACATCGTAGCGATCGCTGGCTTTGATGCGCTTGACGTTGGCGATAGCGTCGTTGATCCAAATAATCCTCATCCACTAGATCCTCTTCACATCGAAGAGCCAACACTTAGCGTTGTATTTTCTGTAAATGACGGCCCATTAGCAGGCACTGAGGGCAAACACGTCACATCAAATAAGATTGATGAGCGCCTTGCAAATGAGATGAAGACAAATATCGCGATGAAGTATGAAAATATCGGTGAGGGTAAATTTAAAGTAAGTGGCCGTGGCGAGCTTCAGATTACCATTTTGGCTGAAAATATGCGCCGCGAGGGCTATGAGTTTTTACTTGGCAGACCTGAGGTCATCGTAAAAGAGATAAACGGCGTAAAATGCGAGCCATACGAGCTTTTGGTTATCGATGCACCTGATGATACGACAGGCACAGTCATCGAAAAACTAGGCAAAAGAAAGGCTGAAATGGTCTCTATGAATCCAACAGGCGATGGCCAAACAAGGATCGAGTTTGAGATCCCAGCGCGTGGGCTTATCGGCTTTAGAAGTCAGTTTTTGACTGATACAAAAGGCGAGGGCGTTATGAACCACAGCTTTTTGGAGTTTAGACCACTAAGCGGCACAGTCGAGCATAGAACAAATGGTGCTCTAGTTTCGATGGAAAACGGCGTAACGCTTGCTTATTCGCTATTTAACTTACAAGATCGTGGTGTGCTTTTCCTTGATCCGCAAGCAAAAGTCTATGTGGGTATGATCATTGGCGAGCATAGCCGTCCAAACGACCTTGATGTAAATCCTATCAAGGGTAAAAACCTAACAAACGTGCGTGCTAGTGGTAGCGACGATGCGATCAAACTTGTGCCACCTAGAAAGCTAAGCCTTGAGCGTGCGTTAGAGTGGATAGAAGATGACGAGCTAGTCGAAGTTACGCCTATAAATATCCGCGTTCGCAAGCGCTATTTAGATCCAACAGAACGCAAAAGAAAAGCAAAACTCTAATCAAATTTTATCATTTTAGCCCCTTTGTAAAGGGGCTAATAATTAAACTCTAAAAACAGCAAAAAATTTACATAAATTTCTCATACTTTTTTTGCATTATTTATTTAAGTTGGCTTTGTTCAAGACGAAATAGAGCCATTCTCTCTCATCTAAAATTTATCAACCTTAAAACTATTTATGCTTTAAAATGCCATACTTACTTTTTTATTTTTACTTTTAATATAATCAATATGAAAATGCCTAGTTTATGCTAAAATCGGCGAAAATTTAAAGGAAACCGATGAAAAAACTAAAATTTATCTTCGCTCTCGCCGCAGCGTTTATTTTTGGCGGCTGCTACGAGACGACGCTACTTACGCGCATACCGATCTCCGCGCTTATTTCGGATAAAAGCTTGGACGTGAAATCCACGATTGTGCTAAAGGATATAACGCCGCAGACGCACGAAACTAAGACGGTAACTGACAACGTTCGCATTTTCGTCCCGGACGCTAAATTTAAGGATTTCCCGACTGGAGAAACCGCCTATGAGATGAGCGTTAGCGTCGGCAAGGGCGAAAAGGGCGGCAAAAACTCGGATAAGCGCGCCGTGCGGATATATTTAAGCCAAGACTGCTACGTCTACGGCAAGCTTAGTAAAAATATGCTCGAGCAGTACGCGGGCGCGGCGAAGCAGAAAATGGAGCCGACGCTAAAAGCGGCGATCAAATTTGAAAACGACACGAAGGACGTCTATGAGCTGATTGCGGGCAACGACTTTAAGGCTAGCGACGAGGCGCAGACGGGCGGCGTTTATACCTTGGCGCCGGGGCAGGTCACGGGTGCGATCTGGGCGGATAGTGCGGCGGTACGTGACGCGGTCGCGGGCAAGGCGGTCAAAATCGGCACTCTAAAAAAGTCGGCGAAATGAAAAGCGTAAAAATCGGCTTCATCGGCGGCGGAAATATGGGCGGCGCGATGATAGAGGCGCTTTGGCGAGCGCAACCTGACGGGGCAAGCTTTGCCGAAGACGATCAAAAATTTGACGGCGGTAGCGAGGCATACGGGGCGGAAAATTTAGCGCAAACGGATGAAAAAGCAAGCCTGCATGAATGCGAAAAAGAGGCAAAATTTGAAATCCTAGCCTGCGCCAGAAGCAAAAACGAAGCCTTACGGCAGAGATTTGGCGTAAAAATAGCCGCGAACGAAACGGATCTAGCGCGCGAAGCGGACACGGTCGTGCTGGCTACTAAGCCCGCTAGCTACGAGGCTATCTTGCGCCTGATCGCGCCCGAGCTTGCGGGCAAAATTTTGCTTCTTTTGGCGCCGGGTTTCGACATAAAACGCGCTAGACAAATCGCTGGCGAGGGCGTTTATATCGCTCGTGCGATGCCGAACGCCGCAGCCAGCATCGGCGCGTCGGCCACGGCTCTTTGCTTTGACGCGGGATTTAGCGAGGCTAAGAAAGAGAGCGTACGCGAGATAATCGCTAAAATCGGTAAAATTTACGAGATAGACGAGGCTGGGTTTGCCGCATTTACGGGCATCGCAGGAAGCCTACCGGCGTATGCGTGCGCCTTTATCGAGGCTGCGGCGGATGCGGGCGTGCGGGGCGGACTACCTAGGCAGCTTTGCTACGACGCCGTTGCGGCAGCCGTAGAAGGGACGGTGCGCCTAATCCAAAGCGGCAAGCACCCGGCCACGCTAAAAGACGAGGTCTGCTCGCCGGCGGGAACCACGATAGAGGGACTTGCCGCGCTTGAAAACGGCGGATTTCGCGGCGCCTTGATGGATGCCGTCGCCGCTTGCATCGCCAAAGCGAGGGGTTAGGTAAATTTAAAGGATAAAAATGAAAATCTTATTATTTGCGCTACTTGTGGCGATAAATTTATTTGCTAGCGAGCCCGGCCTTTCGCCATTGCTAGCCGCAGATACGCTAGAAAAGCTCAAAAAATGCAAAAATCCAGACCTAAACGCCACCAAAGAGTGCGTACAAGCGGGCATGGTAGCGGCAAATTTAAAGCAAGACTACGGCGCGGCGGAGGGGCTATTTAGCCTAGCCTGCGCCAAAGGAGACGGCGAGGGCTGCTTTTATCTGGGCGAACTTTATAAAAATAACCTAGTAAAAGCCGCAGATAAGATCGAGCGCGAGACTAAGATTAGCGCGTATTACAAGGCTAGCTGCGTCCTTTACGAGTATTTGCCCGGTTGCTTGGCGCTAGCCAATTTCATACAAGAAGAGCTGGGCGACGAGGTGCAGTCGTTTGCGATAAACAATACCCTATGCAACAAAAAATACGCTCCAGGATGCTACAACGTGGGTTGGATGATAGAGCGAATGGGAGGCGATATTGGCGAGATGATGGAGTATTACGAGCGCTCGTGTAAGCTAGGCTACGTAGGCGGCTGCGCGAGAGCGGCGTGGCTGTATGAGGGAAATTTCAACGAAAACAGATACGAGCAAGTAAAAAAAAGACGCGAAAAAGGCAAAGCAAATGCGAAAAAAGGCGTGCGAGCTAGGCGATAAGCAAAGCTGTTAAATTGACAATAAGGCGTTTTGACAAAAATTTTAAAATGATAAAACTCTAGAAAGTCTTAGCATAGCCAGCAATGTAGAGTAGTAACTTTTAGTATATTTATAAATACTGTAAGAGGTTTACTAATTTATGTTTTTAAGTTTATAAAAACTTTGCCATACTTTTTATAGTAGCTAGTGAAGTAAAGTTAAATTTTTACTTCACTAGATCCATAATTAAAATTTTTACAGAGCTTGTGTTTGCTTGTATTTTTAGCCATCAAAACAATCGATAAAACCCATTGATAAATTTTCTGCTAAATCTTATTTTTAACAAAAGTAAATATTAACTTTCTTAAATAAAGCTAAATATTACAATGTAATTTTAAGCCATTAGGTTATAAGATTTTTTTAAATTTTATTTTTAAGGATTGCAACATGAAAATGCTATTTTTAGCCCCTGCCTTAGCATGTAGTCTTGCTTTTAGTGCCGATGTCATCGCAAAAGATGCCAATATAACGCTAGATGGCAAGATGATCGGAAAGATCGAGGTTTTAACACCAGTTGAAGTCGTCGAAAAAGGCGATAAAACGAGCAAGATCAAGGTTAGTGGCGTAGTTTCGGCAAATTACTTAGCCCAACTTCAAAGAAGTATAGAAGATCCAGAAATCTTTGTAGCTTTTAATGACGAGAGTGAGGCAAATTTCAAAAAAGTAAAAGATCTTGAAGATGACTACGGCGAGGTTTGGTACCAAGCAGAGGGTGTTTACGAAGTGCCAAATGATGCACTTGGTGGCGATGCAAAAAAGCTTTACGTAAAAGCACAACAAATTTACGAAGAGACTTGTTCCGCATGTCATAGGCTTCATGAGCCAAATAGCTTTACAGCGGCTCAGTGGCCAGCAAATTTAGCTGGAATGGTCGATGCGAAATTTGTAGCACTAGATGAAACTGACCTAAATTTAGTGCTCAAATACTTACAACACAATGCCAAAAAAGTAAAATAAATTTTCATAAGGGAGAAAATATGAAAAGACGAGATTTCATAAAATTTTCTGCACTTGCAGCCACTGCGGCACAAGCAAGTAGGATTGAAGGTGTGACAAAAACCATTTTTGACCAAAAGAAAACTTTTGGAGCAAATAGATTTGGTCTATTTTGGGCAAATACTAACTCAAATCAAATCGTCTCTGTTGATCCATTTGAGGGCGATAAATTCCCAAATACCATGAACAACAGCTTGCCAGACCTCATCCAAAACGAAAGCCGCGTGCTCTATCCATACGTGAGAAAGAGCTACCTAAAGGCAAAAGGCGCAGCTAAGAGCGAGCTTCGTGGCAAAGAGGAATTTGTGCGCGTTAACTGGGAGACTGCACTTGATCTAGCAGCAAAAGCCTTAAAAGA
This window harbors:
- a CDS encoding sel1 repeat family protein, coding for MKILLFALLVAINLFASEPGLSPLLAADTLEKLKKCKNPDLNATKECVQAGMVAANLKQDYGAAEGLFSLACAKGDGEGCFYLGELYKNNLVKAADKIERETKISAYYKASCVLYEYLPGCLALANFIQEELGDEVQSFAINNTLCNKKYAPGCYNVGWMIERMGGDIGEMMEYYERSCKLGYVGGCARAAWLYEGNFNENRYEQVKKRREKGKANAKKGVRARR
- the proC gene encoding pyrroline-5-carboxylate reductase, translating into MKSVKIGFIGGGNMGGAMIEALWRAQPDGASFAEDDQKFDGGSEAYGAENLAQTDEKASLHECEKEAKFEILACARSKNEALRQRFGVKIAANETDLAREADTVVLATKPASYEAILRLIAPELAGKILLLLAPGFDIKRARQIAGEGVYIARAMPNAAASIGASATALCFDAGFSEAKKESVREIIAKIGKIYEIDEAGFAAFTGIAGSLPAYACAFIEAAADAGVRGGLPRQLCYDAVAAAVEGTVRLIQSGKHPATLKDEVCSPAGTTIEGLAALENGGFRGALMDAVAACIAKARG
- the typA gene encoding translational GTPase TypA, giving the protein MEKIRNIAVIAHVDHGKTTMVDELLKQSGTFNEHQNLGERVMDSNDIERERGITILSKNTAIRYKDTKINIIDTPGHADFGGEVERVLKMVDGVLLLVDAQEGVMPQTKFVVKKALSLGLRPIVVVNKIDKPAGDPDRVINEIFDLFVALDANDEQLEFPVVYAAAKNGYAKLKLSDENVNMQPLFETILAHVPAPSGSDENPLQLQVFTLDYDNYVGKIGIARIFNGKISKNQNVMLAKADGTKTTGRISKLIGFMGLERTDINEAGTGDIVAIAGFDALDVGDSVVDPNNPHPLDPLHIEEPTLSVVFSVNDGPLAGTEGKHVTSNKIDERLANEMKTNIAMKYENIGEGKFKVSGRGELQITILAENMRREGYEFLLGRPEVIVKEINGVKCEPYELLVIDAPDDTTGTVIEKLGKRKAEMVSMNPTGDGQTRIEFEIPARGLIGFRSQFLTDTKGEGVMNHSFLEFRPLSGTVEHRTNGALVSMENGVTLAYSLFNLQDRGVLFLDPQAKVYVGMIIGEHSRPNDLDVNPIKGKNLTNVRASGSDDAIKLVPPRKLSLERALEWIEDDELVEVTPINIRVRKRYLDPTERKRKAKL